One genomic segment of Rubripirellula tenax includes these proteins:
- a CDS encoding carbohydrate-binding protein, with amino-acid sequence MNSKAKPFQVNSVWHPVWTSGLVVAAFLAGGTVQDASAETHQVRDRGTTLVEAESYLAVSEVPPKIEPSERCSGNSNLEYFWANSWFELEIETPRMLNYRMSLRAASDKGTQIEVQRVDGAGKAISLATIDVPGSGSYTDYQTTRDVAVSLPSGLHRLRFENVSQGVNVDYITFSAGAIDDIVTVNPVATDGPDINPLKGFNTGWWRNENYASVGFQYIEWGKLEPQDDLFDWDYVEKEVLAREGTRGRHMILQFVVDWDYREPVDSNYLGPAWLREMVGEVSGIADPKDSKSRQMRATPYNDPVFIEEAIEAIGALCDHYKDDPRTFVIQVGVLGFWGEWHTFPREDWSPTASTKQVILNTYLNDIGKDGLTQVRYPDDPICFPRKGMGYTNGTATLSDHGYEFGDAIERRKLWKNGPVGGEWPPNVELNLWERFFQTDEGERFIRTARYSTLLPPEPKEIAEKLPSWNQDRQFMKMHRLMGYNFQATAVRHLVSADDSGLAHIEVDLHNTGIAPFYKKWSVQLAVLNAKTLNVVGLVETDTDLRLMGPGDSITLAGSCIATLDPREEYQIGLRILQTDADEFKASPWKLDARNVYVVLANDVKVMDGQWKESETPQEGWKLQGGWNMLGEIEFRLPNEPQSVEDDFFPLQGSFRP; translated from the coding sequence ATGAACAGTAAAGCGAAGCCATTCCAAGTGAACTCCGTTTGGCATCCTGTTTGGACTTCGGGCTTGGTCGTTGCCGCTTTCCTTGCCGGCGGCACAGTGCAGGATGCGTCCGCCGAAACGCATCAGGTTCGCGATCGCGGCACGACCTTGGTTGAAGCAGAGAGCTATTTGGCGGTCAGCGAAGTCCCGCCAAAAATCGAGCCTTCGGAAAGATGTAGCGGAAACAGTAACCTCGAGTACTTCTGGGCCAACTCGTGGTTCGAGTTGGAGATAGAAACTCCACGCATGCTGAACTATCGCATGTCGCTTCGAGCAGCGTCGGACAAAGGCACGCAAATTGAAGTTCAGCGGGTCGATGGAGCAGGCAAAGCGATTTCGCTTGCCACGATCGACGTGCCTGGCAGTGGGTCGTACACGGATTACCAAACGACTCGCGACGTCGCCGTTTCGCTTCCGTCAGGCTTGCATCGACTGCGTTTCGAAAACGTTTCGCAAGGAGTCAACGTTGACTACATCACGTTTTCGGCCGGGGCAATCGACGACATCGTTACCGTTAACCCGGTGGCTACGGATGGTCCCGATATCAATCCGTTGAAGGGCTTCAACACGGGTTGGTGGAGAAACGAAAACTACGCTTCCGTCGGGTTCCAGTACATCGAGTGGGGGAAGCTGGAACCGCAGGATGACCTTTTCGACTGGGACTACGTCGAGAAAGAGGTGCTCGCTCGAGAAGGCACTCGTGGACGTCACATGATCTTGCAATTTGTCGTCGACTGGGACTACCGAGAGCCCGTTGATTCGAACTATCTCGGACCAGCCTGGTTACGTGAGATGGTGGGCGAAGTGAGCGGGATCGCCGATCCAAAGGACTCCAAAAGTCGACAAATGAGGGCAACACCGTACAACGACCCGGTCTTCATCGAAGAGGCAATCGAAGCGATTGGAGCGTTGTGCGATCACTACAAAGATGATCCTCGCACCTTCGTCATCCAGGTGGGAGTTCTCGGTTTCTGGGGAGAGTGGCACACTTTTCCTCGCGAGGATTGGTCGCCAACCGCATCGACGAAACAGGTGATTCTGAATACCTATTTGAACGACATCGGTAAGGATGGCTTGACCCAAGTGCGCTATCCCGACGATCCCATTTGTTTTCCTCGGAAAGGAATGGGATACACCAATGGGACTGCAACGCTATCCGATCACGGTTACGAATTCGGCGATGCGATCGAGAGACGCAAGTTGTGGAAGAACGGCCCGGTCGGTGGCGAGTGGCCTCCCAACGTCGAGCTGAACCTTTGGGAGCGATTCTTCCAAACCGACGAAGGCGAACGCTTTATCCGAACAGCGCGCTACAGCACCCTGCTACCTCCCGAGCCTAAGGAGATTGCGGAGAAGCTTCCAAGTTGGAACCAAGACAGACAATTCATGAAGATGCATCGTCTGATGGGCTACAACTTCCAAGCCACAGCCGTCCGACACCTCGTTTCCGCGGACGATTCCGGATTGGCCCACATTGAAGTGGATCTGCACAACACGGGCATCGCGCCGTTCTATAAAAAGTGGTCGGTACAGTTGGCCGTCCTGAACGCTAAGACGTTGAATGTCGTCGGACTTGTCGAAACCGATACGGATCTTCGGTTGATGGGGCCTGGTGATTCGATCACCCTAGCCGGTTCCTGCATCGCAACGCTCGATCCCCGAGAAGAATATCAGATCGGACTGCGCATTCTCCAAACCGATGCGGATGAATTCAAAGCGAGTCCGTGGAAGCTCGACGCTCGCAACGTGTATGTCGTACTCGCCAACGACGTCAAAGTCATGGACGGTCAATGGAAGGAAAGCGAAACGCCACAGGAAGGCTGGAAGCTGCAAGGAGGCTGGAACATGCTCGGCGAAATCGAGTTTCGTTTGCCGAACGAACCGCAATCGGTTGAAGACGATTTCTTCCCGCTGCAAGGATCGTTCCGACCCTGA
- a CDS encoding PEP-CTERM sorting domain-containing protein: protein MALFATNAQADILLMDMFAGVDPTTTAGWTSAGFSEDLTNAAAFNYNGAIFNISGGLTMSTTGAYGGFLGSNYPGNDMLNGYAFTFETIAVSVGGFETGGVANTLTTSGTFAGVGGNTFTLQANQKYELYLFGSGDNNDQNTTFVFDGVSKSTSPTILGTADNAGHFVTYDFTTGSDLSGFTLDFTFGPEGSSNGAFNGFALASVTAVPEPSSLALVACTGLAGVIFRRRRRSEGRCKAV from the coding sequence ATGGCCTTGTTTGCCACGAATGCCCAAGCCGATATTTTGCTGATGGATATGTTCGCTGGAGTTGACCCGACGACGACGGCCGGCTGGACCAGTGCCGGGTTTTCCGAAGATTTGACGAATGCTGCCGCGTTCAACTACAACGGCGCCATTTTCAACATTTCCGGTGGTTTGACGATGTCGACGACGGGCGCCTACGGTGGCTTCTTGGGAAGTAACTACCCAGGCAATGACATGCTTAATGGATACGCATTTACATTTGAGACGATTGCGGTGTCGGTGGGTGGTTTTGAAACAGGTGGCGTTGCAAATACTCTCACAACATCAGGTACTTTTGCAGGCGTGGGTGGGAACACGTTCACCCTTCAGGCGAATCAAAAATACGAACTTTACCTCTTCGGATCAGGAGACAATAACGACCAGAATACGACATTCGTATTCGATGGCGTCTCGAAATCCACTTCCCCGACGATTTTAGGTACCGCTGATAACGCAGGTCACTTTGTGACTTACGATTTCACCACCGGGTCGGATTTGAGCGGGTTCACGCTTGATTTTACGTTCGGACCAGAGGGCTCATCTAATGGAGCATTCAATGGCTTTGCTCTTGCCTCAGTGACGGCCGTTCCCGAGCCATCTTCATTGGCTCTCGTGGCTTGCACCGGATTGGCTGGCGTCATCTTTCGACGTCGCCGAAGGAGCGAGGGACGCTGCAAGGCTGTTTAG
- a CDS encoding ECF-type sigma factor, whose translation MKAERSDESDRENESEKDDVTRLLRDFPNRQDELYEFVYNHLKAIAHNRLASENRDKSLQTTALVHEAYMKLTRQSTSWRDRKHFYGVAAEAMRRILIDAARNRKRAKRGGDVAHLPLTGISLPECEWEADLLGMDEALQELELQSPENAEIVRLRFFSGLTNEECAEVLEVSLSTVERRWRFARAWLRTKMQEQA comes from the coding sequence ATGAAGGCGGAACGCAGCGACGAATCAGACCGAGAAAATGAATCGGAAAAAGACGACGTTACTCGACTGCTTCGGGACTTCCCAAATCGGCAAGACGAGCTCTATGAATTCGTCTACAACCACCTCAAGGCGATCGCGCACAACCGACTCGCGTCGGAGAACCGCGATAAAAGCCTGCAAACGACCGCTCTGGTGCATGAAGCTTATATGAAGCTGACACGGCAGAGCACGTCGTGGCGAGACCGCAAACACTTCTATGGCGTTGCTGCTGAAGCGATGCGGCGCATTCTGATTGATGCTGCACGAAACCGAAAACGAGCCAAGCGCGGAGGTGATGTTGCTCATCTACCTTTGACGGGAATTTCCCTGCCCGAGTGCGAATGGGAGGCTGATTTACTTGGAATGGACGAAGCTCTACAGGAATTGGAGCTTCAATCTCCTGAGAACGCGGAAATTGTCCGGCTTCGATTCTTCTCAGGACTGACGAACGAAGAGTGCGCAGAAGTGCTTGAAGTGAGTCTCTCGACTGTCGAAAGACGATGGCGATTCGCGAGAGCTTGGCTGCGGACGAAAATGCAGGAACAAGCGTGA
- a CDS encoding serine/threonine-protein kinase, protein MTDPSMPNDDVNPCQLSSIDELSRIFSQVVDMPRDRQETLLDELCPDHQVRQQLRAMLQADSSEDPLLDHSLVPKPVEVCVGEKIDGYELLQELARGGMGVVFLAEQIEPVRRKVALKVIKPGVDTREVIARFDAERHALSLMDHPNIAKVLDAGTTDAGRPYFVMELVKGQPITTYCDHKQMSAKERLELFLSVCRAIQHAHQKGIIHRDIKPSNVLVAEYDGRPVAKVIDFGVAKAINQSLTDMTMQTGFGQIIGTFEYMSPEQSRVNQLDVDTRSDIYSLGVLLYELLTGCPPFDKKRLRSVTWDEMLRIIREEDPPKPSVRLSEITETDANGKRDPGSPASLGNLVRNELDWIVMKAMEKDRTRRYETPSSLANDIERFLRGDAVAACPPSAAYLFRKFARRNKVVLATSAIVAASLVLGLIGTTWQAVRAGRAERVAEASRDAVAASRDEAETIIAFLKEHLLSLAGTESQVSVGTGLDPNVRDPNNRSVTLDRVRTQVDQRFADQPELQAKLKDTLASSFNSIGRYDVEASLYKDVLKYLDSDESRTREDRIRVMRQLGRAYLNQSQLAAAEPLFAEALDCSRQQLGNEHELTLLIRNDTAILRQQQGRYQEAEAEYQECLSLSRQLRGDDHPDTLDSQSNLAILYVVQGRLDEAEELHKRVLDVQQKNRPPNSARIAASSSNLGRCYLQRGRRDGGRGSFEAAASHLEKGLALYREARPLDHPETLEAQWTLAQVYCEQDRFEDAVPLLEDLVERLKRLRGSEYSTTLDAMNALGWACMHQGRFVDAENVLAEAVTTRRRLSLRDSPTVRVMGNLAIVYQRMGKLEKSIEQDTETFELAMDVVGPSHPETLSCLVRLGLSFLDGGRIDEGQVQLEKALDASKSLPGAFKIAGVLATSWKDAGDSVKARSWTDRQAQIARNNSVAGGSKLSVVLAECGTRLLAMRFFNDAEQYLRESIGDREADAPKDWTTYDTQSKLGEALFGQQRYGEAEPLLLEAFEGLKQHSEGTGDGRKADLGPALLRAINRLIAFYEAIENADEATRWRQKMADHTVSSKAVAGLH, encoded by the coding sequence GTGACAGATCCAAGCATGCCGAATGACGATGTGAACCCTTGCCAACTTTCCAGCATAGATGAGTTGTCGCGAATCTTTTCACAGGTCGTCGATATGCCAAGAGACCGACAAGAAACGCTGCTTGACGAACTATGTCCCGACCACCAAGTGAGGCAACAGTTACGCGCGATGCTTCAAGCGGATTCTTCCGAAGATCCGCTGCTGGACCACTCGCTGGTTCCCAAGCCCGTCGAGGTTTGTGTTGGCGAAAAGATTGACGGCTACGAATTGCTTCAGGAGCTTGCCCGTGGCGGTATGGGTGTCGTTTTTTTAGCGGAGCAAATCGAGCCTGTACGCAGAAAGGTTGCCCTCAAGGTCATCAAGCCAGGGGTCGACACTCGTGAGGTGATCGCCCGATTTGATGCGGAACGTCACGCATTGTCATTGATGGACCATCCGAACATTGCCAAGGTCCTTGATGCTGGTACCACGGACGCCGGGCGCCCCTATTTCGTAATGGAACTGGTCAAGGGGCAACCGATCACGACCTACTGCGACCACAAGCAGATGTCGGCCAAAGAACGACTCGAACTATTCCTTTCCGTATGTCGCGCGATCCAGCACGCACACCAGAAAGGAATCATTCATCGCGACATCAAGCCGTCGAACGTGCTGGTCGCCGAATACGACGGCCGCCCGGTTGCAAAAGTGATCGACTTCGGTGTTGCGAAAGCGATCAACCAGTCACTGACCGACATGACCATGCAAACAGGATTCGGCCAAATCATTGGCACATTCGAATACATGAGTCCCGAGCAATCTCGCGTCAACCAACTGGACGTGGATACGCGCAGCGACATCTACTCTTTGGGCGTTTTGCTTTATGAATTGTTAACCGGTTGTCCGCCCTTCGACAAGAAACGACTACGTAGCGTCACGTGGGACGAGATGCTTAGGATCATTCGGGAAGAGGATCCACCCAAGCCAAGCGTGCGTCTGTCGGAAATCACCGAGACTGATGCCAACGGGAAACGCGATCCTGGTAGTCCCGCAAGCCTCGGCAATCTGGTGCGCAATGAGTTGGACTGGATCGTGATGAAGGCGATGGAGAAGGACCGGACTCGACGCTACGAAACGCCAAGCTCACTTGCGAACGACATTGAGCGATTTCTACGCGGAGACGCCGTGGCGGCTTGTCCGCCATCGGCGGCGTATCTGTTTCGGAAATTTGCGAGGCGGAACAAGGTTGTGTTGGCCACGTCAGCCATCGTAGCGGCCTCGCTGGTTCTGGGATTGATTGGCACAACTTGGCAGGCCGTTCGCGCGGGACGGGCAGAACGCGTTGCTGAGGCGAGCCGCGATGCCGTCGCAGCGAGCCGTGATGAAGCTGAAACGATCATTGCGTTTCTGAAGGAACATTTGCTCAGCCTCGCGGGTACCGAATCACAGGTCTCGGTCGGTACCGGCCTCGATCCCAACGTGCGCGATCCCAACAATCGTTCGGTCACTCTGGATCGCGTTCGGACTCAAGTGGACCAGCGTTTCGCCGACCAACCTGAACTGCAAGCAAAGTTGAAAGACACGCTGGCAAGTTCGTTCAATAGCATCGGTCGCTACGACGTGGAAGCTTCCCTTTATAAAGACGTGTTGAAGTACCTCGATTCGGACGAATCTCGCACGCGCGAAGACCGAATTCGCGTGATGAGGCAATTGGGAAGGGCTTACCTCAACCAGTCCCAGCTTGCCGCCGCAGAGCCGTTGTTCGCAGAAGCCCTCGACTGCAGTCGGCAACAGTTGGGCAACGAACACGAGTTGACTCTTTTGATTCGCAACGACACAGCGATCTTGCGTCAGCAACAAGGACGTTACCAAGAAGCCGAGGCAGAGTATCAAGAGTGTCTTTCGTTGAGCCGCCAATTGCGAGGCGACGATCACCCCGATACGCTCGATTCACAAAGTAACCTCGCGATTTTGTATGTGGTTCAGGGCCGATTGGATGAAGCCGAAGAATTGCACAAGCGAGTTCTGGACGTCCAACAAAAAAATCGGCCGCCCAACAGTGCTCGCATTGCCGCGTCGTCTAGCAATTTGGGCCGATGTTACTTACAGCGAGGTAGGCGGGACGGAGGCAGGGGCTCGTTCGAAGCGGCTGCCTCGCACCTCGAAAAAGGCTTGGCACTCTATCGCGAAGCTAGGCCGTTGGATCACCCTGAAACGCTCGAAGCTCAATGGACGCTGGCGCAAGTGTATTGCGAACAGGACAGATTCGAGGATGCTGTGCCACTGCTTGAAGATCTGGTCGAACGGCTCAAGCGTTTGCGAGGCTCCGAATACTCCACCACGCTCGATGCAATGAATGCACTGGGTTGGGCGTGTATGCATCAAGGTCGGTTTGTGGACGCAGAGAACGTTCTTGCCGAGGCCGTGACGACTCGTCGACGATTGTCACTGCGAGATTCGCCTACGGTACGGGTGATGGGCAATTTGGCAATCGTTTATCAACGAATGGGGAAGCTCGAAAAATCGATCGAGCAGGATACCGAGACGTTCGAATTGGCTATGGATGTAGTAGGACCATCCCATCCGGAAACGCTGTCTTGCTTGGTACGGCTAGGGCTAAGCTTTCTTGATGGGGGCCGGATCGATGAGGGGCAAGTTCAACTCGAGAAAGCACTTGACGCCAGCAAGTCACTTCCCGGCGCGTTCAAGATCGCGGGGGTTTTGGCGACAAGCTGGAAGGACGCGGGCGACTCGGTCAAAGCCCGTTCGTGGACTGACCGGCAAGCCCAGATCGCACGGAACAACTCTGTCGCCGGCGGCTCAAAACTCTCGGTGGTTTTGGCCGAATGTGGGACCCGCCTTCTAGCCATGCGTTTTTTCAATGACGCAGAACAATATTTGAGGGAATCTATCGGCGATCGAGAAGCCGATGCCCCCAAGGATTGGACAACCTACGACACTCAATCCAAGCTTGGCGAAGCCCTTTTTGGGCAACAGAGATACGGCGAGGCCGAGCCTTTGTTGCTAGAAGCTTTCGAGGGCCTGAAACAACACTCCGAAGGGACAGGCGATGGTAGGAAGGCGGACCTTGGTCCGGCACTACTACGGGCGATCAACCGATTAATCGCTTTCTACGAAGCCATCGAGAATGCCGATGAAGCGACTCGGTGGCGCCAGAAAATGGCCGATCACACGGTTTCTTCGAAAGCAGTCGCCGGACTACATTAG
- a CDS encoding arylsulfatase, which translates to MNLLLSKSARVSEMPRYRRVSFRRPLGRCLAFSFVKWAILTTVLLDAASLSADSPSRPNIIFILTDDLGYGDLGCYGQKLIATPRLDRMAAEGIRFTDFYAGNSVCAPSRSVLMTGQHTGHTHVRGNASGPDMSSQTLRDEDVTVAEVLHDAGYTTALSGKWGLGDQAPGGRSGLPRRQGFDFAYGYLNQVHAHNYFPEFLWRNEDQEKLRNVVEKVERPYGGFVGGWATTKVDYSHDLIATEAINFVKREGAKKEGGKPFFLYLSMTIPHANNEATKGVGDGQEVPDYGAYADMDWSNPNKGQAAMISRMDADVGRLMDLLDELGIAENTVVMFSSDNGPHDEGGHDPEMFDPAGPLRGIKRALYEGGIRVPLIVRWPGTTPAGVTSNHIGYFGDLMATVSDLAGTECPDGLDSISFAPTILGKPDQQRQHDYLYWEFYEQGGRQAVRDGNWKAVRMPWMTGPTQLFDLSIDLGEQDDVADANPDVVKRMEAIMGEAHVAHPNWTVRGR; encoded by the coding sequence ATGAACCTGTTGCTTTCGAAATCTGCTCGTGTTTCTGAGATGCCTCGCTATCGTCGAGTCTCCTTTCGCCGTCCGTTGGGTCGATGCTTGGCATTCAGTTTTGTGAAATGGGCAATACTGACCACCGTGCTGCTCGATGCGGCGTCACTGAGTGCCGATTCGCCGTCGCGACCGAACATCATCTTTATCTTGACCGACGATCTTGGTTATGGTGACTTGGGTTGCTATGGCCAAAAGTTGATCGCGACGCCGCGGCTGGACCGAATGGCGGCGGAGGGAATTCGTTTCACCGATTTCTATGCGGGGAACTCCGTGTGCGCGCCGTCGCGTAGTGTGCTGATGACGGGACAACACACCGGTCACACACACGTTCGCGGCAACGCCAGCGGACCAGACATGTCTAGCCAAACGCTGCGTGACGAAGATGTCACCGTTGCCGAAGTCTTACACGACGCGGGATACACGACGGCGCTGAGCGGTAAATGGGGTTTGGGCGACCAGGCGCCGGGCGGACGGTCGGGATTGCCTCGACGGCAAGGATTCGATTTTGCTTACGGCTATCTGAATCAAGTTCACGCTCACAATTACTTCCCCGAATTTTTGTGGCGGAACGAAGATCAAGAAAAGCTAAGGAACGTCGTTGAGAAGGTGGAACGTCCCTACGGAGGTTTCGTCGGCGGTTGGGCGACCACGAAGGTCGACTACAGCCACGATTTGATCGCGACCGAGGCGATCAACTTTGTCAAACGAGAAGGTGCAAAGAAAGAAGGTGGCAAGCCGTTCTTTTTGTATCTGTCGATGACCATTCCGCACGCCAATAACGAGGCCACCAAGGGTGTCGGCGATGGGCAGGAAGTGCCAGATTACGGTGCTTATGCGGACATGGATTGGAGCAATCCCAACAAGGGACAAGCGGCCATGATTTCGCGGATGGATGCCGATGTCGGTCGCCTGATGGACTTACTTGATGAGCTCGGCATCGCTGAAAACACTGTCGTCATGTTTTCCAGCGACAACGGTCCTCACGACGAAGGCGGGCATGATCCGGAAATGTTTGATCCGGCGGGGCCGCTACGGGGAATCAAGCGAGCCCTTTACGAAGGCGGCATCCGTGTGCCCTTGATCGTGCGATGGCCGGGAACCACGCCTGCGGGTGTTACGTCCAATCACATCGGATACTTCGGTGACTTGATGGCGACGGTATCCGACCTTGCCGGAACCGAATGCCCGGACGGTCTCGATTCGATCAGTTTCGCGCCGACTATCCTGGGCAAGCCTGACCAACAACGGCAGCACGACTACTTGTACTGGGAATTTTACGAACAAGGCGGCCGGCAAGCCGTTCGCGACGGAAACTGGAAGGCCGTTCGGATGCCGTGGATGACAGGGCCGACGCAATTGTTTGACTTGAGCATCGATTTGGGTGAACAGGACGACGTCGCCGACGCAAATCCCGATGTCGTCAAGCGAATGGAAGCGATCATGGGCGAGGCGCATGTCGCGCATCCGAACTGGACCGTGAGGGGACGTTGA
- a CDS encoding sulfatase-like hydrolase/transferase: protein MGPFTFDKAVGVLAASIFLIALHSAADADEVATKPNVLFIAVDDLNDWIGCLGGHPQTITPNFDRLAASGVLFTNAHCAAPACNPCRSAIFTGRAPNVSGMYDNRQQMREVMPDDVLIPTYFHDHGYHSAGSGKLLHYFIDGDSWDDYFPDRQTENPLPTTFYPEKRPVNLSRGGPWQYVETDWAPLDVTDEQFGGDWSVSQWIGDQLGKKHDKPFFLSCGLYRPHEPWFVPKKYFEPFPLESIELPPGYLANDLDDVPMAGVRAAKNRYFAHIQDQGQWRRGIQGYLASIHFADAMLGRVLDALESGPNADNTIVVLWSDHGWQLGEKEHWQKYTGWRAVTRVPLMVRIPASVSPAVSEGTVPGTVCDAPVNTLSLYPTLIELCGLPAKPECDGPSIVPLLRDAKAAWPHSSVTFLAAPGSFSVSGKTHRYIHYADGGEELYDVKADPFEWHNLANDPSHNPDTVNQLAHLRGAAPDSFAKRVEPSVDSLVELTWHAVKDGVAPPSKPDGNPFPVHFRNSRSSEIELFWMDTNGKPRSYGKIEPQGTKTQSTRPGAVWMVQDVLTQSPLGHFVVDDRTAKAVIPDGTE, encoded by the coding sequence ATGGGACCGTTTACTTTCGACAAAGCCGTCGGCGTACTTGCCGCTTCGATCTTTCTGATTGCACTCCATTCAGCAGCGGACGCGGACGAAGTCGCCACCAAGCCGAACGTTTTGTTCATTGCTGTGGATGACTTGAATGACTGGATCGGTTGCCTGGGCGGACATCCGCAAACGATCACTCCCAATTTTGATCGGCTCGCGGCCAGCGGCGTGCTGTTCACCAATGCACACTGCGCCGCGCCGGCTTGTAACCCCTGCCGATCGGCGATCTTTACCGGGCGAGCGCCCAACGTTTCGGGCATGTACGACAATCGTCAACAAATGCGAGAAGTCATGCCAGATGACGTTTTGATTCCCACCTACTTTCACGATCATGGGTACCACAGCGCGGGTTCGGGAAAGTTGCTGCACTACTTTATCGATGGCGATTCGTGGGACGATTACTTCCCCGATCGACAAACCGAGAATCCGTTGCCAACGACGTTCTATCCTGAAAAACGCCCGGTCAATCTGAGTCGCGGTGGTCCGTGGCAGTATGTCGAAACCGATTGGGCGCCACTGGATGTGACCGATGAACAATTCGGCGGCGATTGGTCGGTCAGCCAATGGATCGGCGATCAACTTGGGAAGAAACACGACAAGCCGTTCTTCCTAAGCTGCGGTTTGTATCGACCTCACGAGCCATGGTTCGTTCCGAAGAAATACTTCGAGCCGTTTCCTTTGGAATCGATTGAGTTGCCGCCAGGCTATTTGGCAAACGATCTCGATGATGTTCCCATGGCGGGCGTGCGTGCGGCGAAAAACCGTTATTTCGCCCACATACAAGATCAGGGCCAATGGCGCCGCGGGATTCAAGGTTACTTGGCATCGATTCATTTTGCCGACGCGATGCTCGGCCGCGTGCTGGATGCATTGGAATCGGGACCCAACGCGGATAACACGATCGTTGTTCTTTGGTCGGACCATGGTTGGCAGTTGGGTGAAAAAGAACACTGGCAAAAGTACACCGGATGGCGAGCCGTGACGCGAGTGCCGTTGATGGTTCGTATTCCTGCCTCGGTTTCGCCGGCGGTCAGCGAAGGTACGGTTCCAGGCACGGTTTGCGATGCACCGGTCAACACGCTCAGCCTCTATCCGACACTGATCGAACTCTGCGGCCTGCCAGCGAAACCGGAATGTGACGGACCGAGTATCGTGCCGCTGCTTCGTGACGCGAAGGCGGCCTGGCCCCATTCATCCGTAACATTCTTGGCCGCGCCCGGTTCGTTCAGCGTCAGCGGGAAAACGCATCGCTACATTCACTATGCCGACGGTGGCGAAGAATTGTACGACGTGAAGGCGGATCCCTTCGAGTGGCATAACTTGGCCAACGATCCGAGTCACAATCCGGACACGGTCAATCAGCTTGCGCATCTGCGCGGTGCCGCACCCGATTCGTTTGCAAAGCGAGTCGAACCGTCGGTCGACTCGCTGGTGGAATTGACGTGGCATGCCGTGAAGGACGGCGTGGCGCCGCCATCGAAACCGGATGGGAATCCCTTTCCGGTTCACTTTCGTAACTCGCGTTCATCCGAAATCGAATTGTTTTGGATGGACACGAATGGGAAGCCTCGCTCCTACGGCAAGATCGAGCCACAAGGCACAAAAACCCAATCGACTCGGCCGGGGGCTGTTTGGATGGTTCAAGACGTCCTTACGCAATCGCCGCTGGGGCACTTCGTCGTCGACGATCGAACGGCAAAAGCCGTGATTCCCGACGGCACGGAGTAA